One genomic region from Motacilla alba alba isolate MOTALB_02 chromosome 5, Motacilla_alba_V1.0_pri, whole genome shotgun sequence encodes:
- the SLC35C1 gene encoding GDP-fucose transporter 1, which translates to MSRAQLTRTGILRMALGGGGAEPLLPAEGGGGRRAPFLLRALRIAVVVCLYWFTSIAMVFLNKYLLDSPSLRLDAPLFVTFFQCALTAALCLGLSLGAACGPPCAGLPTLRLDPKVSRSVLPLSAVFIGMVTSNNLCLKHVGVAFYNVGRSLTTVFNVLLSYLLLKQTTSLYALLACGVIIGGFWLGVDQEGAEGTLSWTGIFFGILASLCVSLNAIYTKKVLPVVDGSIWRLTFYNNINACVLFFPLMVLLGEFRTLYHFDKLGSPSFWGMMTLGGVFGFAIGYVTGLQIKFTSPLTHNVSGTAKACAQTVLAVIYFEETKSFLWWTSNLMVLGGSFAYTWVKGLEMRKVQEDPNVKSGERNETGV; encoded by the exons ATGAGCAGAGCGCAGCTGACGCGGACGGGGATCCTGCGGATGGCGctgggcggcggcggcgctgagCCGCTGCTGCCGGCggagggcggcgggggccggcggGCGCCCTTCCTGCTGCGGGCGCTGCGCATCGCCGTGGTGGTCTGCCTCTACTGGTTCACCTCCATCGCCATGGTCTTCCTCAACAAGTACCTGCTGGACAGCCCCTCGCTGCGCCTCGACGCCCCTCTCTTCGTCACCTTCTTCCAGTGCGCCCTCACGGCCGCGCTCTGCCTGGGCCTCAGCCTGGGGGCGGCCTGCGGGCCCCCCTGCGCCGGCCTGCCCACCCTGCGCCTCGACCCCAAGGTGTCCCGCAGCGTCCTGCCCCTCTCCGCCGTCTTCATCGGCATGGTCACCTCCAACAACCTCTGCCTCAAGCATGTCGGCGTGGCCTTCTACAACGTGGGGCGCTCCCTCACCACCGTGTTCAACGTGCTGCTCTCCTACCTCCTCCTCAAGCAGACCACCTCCCTCTATGCCCTTCTGGCCTGCGGCGTCATCATAG GTGGCTTCTGGCTGGGTGTTGaccaggaaggagcagagggcacTCTGTCATGGACAGGTATATTCTTTGGGATCTTAGCAAGCCTGTGTGTCTCTCTCAATGCCATCTACACCAAGAAAGTGCTGCCTGTGGTGGATGGTAGCATCTGGCGCCTGACCTTCTACAACAACATCAACGCTTGTGTCCTGTTCTTCCCCCTCATGGTGCTGCTGGGCGAGTTCCGCACCCTCTACCACTTTGACAAGCTGGGGAGCCCCAGTTTTTGGGGCATGATGACCTTGGGGGGAGTGTTTGGCTTTGCCATTGGGTACGTGACTGGACTTCAGATTAAGTTCACTAGCCCACTCACCCACAACGTGTCTGGGACAGCCAAGGCCTGTGCACAAACAGTGCTGGCTGTTATCTACTTTGAGGAGACAAAGAGCTTCTTGTGGTGGACGAGTAACTTGATGGTTCTGGGGGGCTCCTTTGCCTACACGTGGGTGAAAGGACTGGAAATGAGAAAGGTACAAGAGGATCCTAATGTCAAAAGCGGTGAAAGAAATGAGACTGGTGTGTAG